CCGGAGGTGGCGCTGGTCCAACTGTCTTTTCTTACGATGGTATAGGTCAGGTCGTCTCGGCTGCTGAAGCCAACCTGGGTATATTCCCGGTCCCAAAAGATCGCGCCGGGAGAGTTCCCGGTGGTAAGATCTTTCAGTAATGCCCCGGTTTCCAGGTCGAACAGGCAAAATAAATTAGACCCGCTTAGCGTAACATATATCCTGGAGGGATCGCCTCTATCGAAGGAAATATCCGTCGGGCATCCGGGGGTATTGATGGTCTTGATCACCGAACATAACCTGGGATCTATCAGAAAAAGTTTTTTATTCAAACTGTCGGCCGCCACCAGTATATTGCCGTCCGGGGAGAAGGTCAAGGCCGAAAAATATTTTATATCGTTCAGCCTGATTTCGCGCACCAATTTACCGGACATTAATTCATACCCGGACAATTTTTCCAGGGTGTCCGATTTGATGGAGCTCTTTTCCAGGGTATCCGGACTTATTGTGGTGATGAAAACTCTGTTGGCAGAGCGGTGGGCGGCTATCAATCTCTGCGGCCCGCCGACGTCTATCCGCCCGGTCTCTGATATCTGCCCGCTGGCGTCTGCCCGGACTATGGTGATGGTTTTACCGTAATCGTTAGCGTTGGATAAAAAGATCTCCCCGGGTTCACCGGAAAGACACATATCCCCTGCCGTTATATCCAAGGTATCCTTTCTCAGCAGGGATATGGTGGAGAGGTCCTTATATACCCTCCTGGTCTGCCCGGGCTCGATCTCAAGCGAAAAATCCAGCGCTTTATAATTATTATACCTCAGGGTAAAATTATGCAGCCCCACCGTTATTCCGTCCATCTTTACCGGAGTTATCCGATGGGTCATATTGCCGTCCAGCAACACCTCTGCCCCAGGAGGATCGCTGCTGATATATACCGAACCCACATCGGGATACACCGGCTTATGCCGGCACCCGGCAAATATCACCAGTCCGGCATAAGCAAAAACCAGCCGAAAGATCGTTCTTTTGCTAAATCCGATATTCCTCAAACCTCTCCTTCTTGGCCCGGCAGATGGGACAGACCGGGGGGGCCTCCGGCCTGGCGCAGAGATACCCGCAGACCTGGCATCGCCAGGTCTTTATTTTATTTTCCCCTTGATCTTCGGGGATCTCATTATGAGCCTCCGAATCCTTGGATCCGGACTTGATTTCCTTTTCCCTTCTTTCCGGGATCGGTTCAGGGGATGAGCCCTGGTCGACATATTCCTGAGTGACATACAGCGCGCAATAGCAGCGCCCGTATTCCGCCAGGTCCGGATCGCGGTACTGGCAGGGGCAGATTATATCCTGATCCTGCATTCTGTCTCCCGAAGCCCTCCGGCAGGGGCAGTTCCAGTATCCCAGCTTCTCCTCGTTAACGGCAATGCCCTCTATGATCCCTTCCAGGATCTCCCGGTCGGGATTCAGCAGATACCCCTCCTTATCGGCCAGCTCCCGGACCTCGGCCTCGATCTCCTTTATCTTCCTCATGACAATGCCTTCCTGATCTCCGGCTCCTTGAAGCCCACTATAACCCGTTTGCCATCTATCACCATGGTGGGGAAGGTCCGGCCGGGGTTGTACCGCCCCACCTGGTCCATGGCCCGCTCCTCTTCCTCCCCATCCAGCAGGTCGACGAAGAGGTATTCATATTCGACATCAAGGGTGTCCAGCAGTTTTTTCGTCTTCCGGCACCAAACGCAGGTGGACAGGGCATACAGCATGATCTGGTGGACCCGGTTGGCCCCTTTGACTTTGTTGGCCATAACAACTCCTCACTTGCCGGTTTTCTCGGCTTCTCTGGCCAGCAGCAGCATATTTGCCGACTTCTTGGTATGCTTGGAAATTTTTACTTTGTCCTTATGATAGGCCAGCAGGAACGGAAGGTTTTGTCCCGGCTTGATCTCCTTGCCGTTGGAAAGTTTCAGGGGGAGGATAAATTCCAATATTGTCCGGCCCTCCGCCGCTGCCGCTTTTCCGGCCGCCAATTTGGGCTTTTCAACCGGGGCATGGCGAAAGAAAGCCTTTCCCAGATGCTCCTCCGCCACCCACTGCCCGGCGCCATCCTTAAAGCCTATTATCATGTCGGCCCCGTTCATCTTGCCCGACCCCAGTCCGATGGCCAGCCAGCCCGATCCCGGACTTTTCAGGGCCGCTTGGAGGTTGAAGCTGTCGGCCTGCCAGAAAACCATGATGCCGGTAACAGGA
The sequence above is drawn from the Candidatus Edwardsbacteria bacterium genome and encodes:
- a CDS encoding glutaredoxin family protein is translated as MANKVKGANRVHQIMLYALSTCVWCRKTKKLLDTLDVEYEYLFVDLLDGEEEERAMDQVGRYNPGRTFPTMVIDGKRVIVGFKEPEIRKALS
- a CDS encoding PEGA domain-containing protein; the protein is MRNIGFSKRTIFRLVFAYAGLVIFAGCRHKPVYPDVGSVYISSDPPGAEVLLDGNMTHRITPVKMDGITVGLHNFTLRYNNYKALDFSLEIEPGQTRRVYKDLSTISLLRKDTLDITAGDMCLSGEPGEIFLSNANDYGKTITIVRADASGQISETGRIDVGGPQRLIAAHRSANRVFITTISPDTLEKSSIKSDTLEKLSGYELMSGKLVREIRLNDIKYFSALTFSPDGNILVAADSLNKKLFLIDPRLCSVIKTINTPGCPTDISFDRGDPSRIYVTLSGSNLFCLFDLETGALLKDLTTGNSPGAIFWDREYTQVGFSSRDDLTYTIVRKDSWTSATSGRDLAGQFVVGCCWSNSRDYVFWAMDNMLGTLYVPDWEQTSKIYNGFGPVAYKLVKLLSYDDKHLLMLNTGMLVTVEMSL
- a CDS encoding DOMON domain-containing protein, whose product is MKTVFSILCLLLSISAWGGETICLLPQYDRCSSTVDGKIDKDEYRHSFTDPVTGIMVFWQADSFNLQAALKSPGSGWLAIGLGSGKMNGADMIIGFKDGAGQWVAEEHLGKAFFRHAPVEKPKLAAGKAAAAEGRTILEFILPLKLSNGKEIKPGQNLPFLLAYHKDKVKISKHTKKSANMLLLAREAEKTGK
- a CDS encoding ferredoxin-thioredoxin reductase catalytic domain-containing protein produces the protein MRKIKEIEAEVRELADKEGYLLNPDREILEGIIEGIAVNEEKLGYWNCPCRRASGDRMQDQDIICPCQYRDPDLAEYGRCYCALYVTQEYVDQGSSPEPIPERREKEIKSGSKDSEAHNEIPEDQGENKIKTWRCQVCGYLCARPEAPPVCPICRAKKERFEEYRI